The following proteins come from a genomic window of Scylla paramamosain isolate STU-SP2022 chromosome 46, ASM3559412v1, whole genome shotgun sequence:
- the LOC135094741 gene encoding UDP-N-acetylhexosamine pyrophosphorylase-like isoform X1, with amino-acid sequence MLRVRGQCGGSMMDVTGLRQRLESYSQEHLLQFWDTLAEPQRKALYADLSELNLEEVCGFYKRTVSSLNEEQTKLDERMQPIPANMHGSVTRTPLEKITNYEEAGLREVSEGRVAVLLLAGGQGTRLGVDYPKGMYDVKLPSGKTLYQLQAERLLRLQRLANDKFGKCGDIPWYIMTSEHTKEPTMDFFARNHYFGLEKENLVVFEQGMLPCFTFDGKIILEAPSKIARAPDGNGGLYRALREKNVLEDMERRGIQYIHVYCVDNILVKMADPIFIGYCLSKGADCGAKVVEKAFPTEAVGVVCKVDGIHQVVEYSEITLKTAQKRNPDGRLTFSAGNICNHYFTTEFLKKVVLDYEMSMMHHVAKKKIPTVTNEGKTVKPEKPNGIKMEKFVFDVFQFSNTLAVWEVIREDEFAPLKNGDGAEKDTPTTCRHALFSLHHRYLLNAGGTLVDSEGEPLPLIPRPEEKAVAETESPAAAPKCPTENANTEFNNNYAQKELRWDECPVVVEISPLVSYAGEGLDKLVANKKFTCPLSINEPAQKIEV; translated from the exons GCAGCATGATGGACGTGACAGGGCTGCGGCAGCGGCTGGAGAGCTACAGCCAGGAACACCTCCTGCAGTTCTGGGACACCCTCGCCGAACCACAGCGCAAGGCCCTCTATGCCGACCTGTCTGA ACTCAACCTGGAGGAGGTGTGTGGGTTTTACAAGCGTACCGTGTCATCCCTGAACGAGGAGCAGACAAAGCTGGATGAACGTATGCAGCCCATCCCTGCCAACATGCATGGTTCAGTCACCCGCACCCCTCTGGAGAAGATTACCAACTATGAGGAGGCGG GTCTGCGTGAGGTGAGCGAGGGGCGTGTGgctgtgctgctgctggctgGGGGGCAGGGCACCAGGCTGGGCGTTGACTACCCCAAGGGGATGTATGATGTTAAGCTGCCATCCGGGAAGACCCTGTACCAGCTGCAGGCCGAGAGATTGCTGAGACTCCAACGCCTGGCCAATGACAAGTtcggcaag TGCGGTGACATCCCCTGGTACATCATGACTTCGGAGCACACCAAGGAGCCCACCATGGACTTCTTTGCCCGCAACCACTATTTTGGCCTGGAGAAGGAGAACTTGGTGGTGTTTGAACAGGGTATGCTGCCGTGCTTCACCTTCGACGGCAAGATCATTCTGGAGGCGCCCAGCAAGATTGCCCGCGCCCCTGATGGCAACGGAGGGCTTTACAGGGCTTTAAGG GAGAAGAACGTGCTGGAGGACATGGAGAGGCGTGGCATTCAGTACATTCACGTGTATTGCGTTGACAACATTCTAGTCAAGATGGCGGATCCTATCTTCATCGGGTACTGCCTCTCCAAGGGTGCCGACTGTGGGGCCAAGGTGGTGGAGAAGGCTTTCCCCACGGAGGCTGTTG GTGTGGTGTGCAAAGTGGATGGTATTCATCAGGTAGTGGAGTATTCGGAGATCACACTCAAGACAGCACAGAAGAGGAACCCAGATGGACGCCTCACCTTCTCTGCCGGCAACATCTGTAACCATTACTTCACTACGGAATTCCTCAAAAAAGTCGTGCT CGACTACGAGATGAGCATGATGCACCACGTGGCCAAGAAGAAGATCCCAACGGTGACTAACGAGGGCAAGACTGTCAAGCCGGAGAAACCCAACGGGATCAAGATGGAGAAGTTTGTGTTTGATGTGTTCCAGTTCTCtaa CACACTGGCAGTCTGGGAGGTGATCCGTGAGGACGAGTTTGCGCCGCTGAAGAACGGTGATGGCGCAGAGAAAGACACGCCCACCACCTGCCGCCAtgccctcttctccctccaccatCGCTACCTCCTCAACGCCGGCGGCACCCTGGTGGACTCCGAGGGCGAGCCGCTGCCCCTCATTCCCAG GCCAGAGGAGAAGGCTGtagcagagacagagag CCCTGCCGCTGCCCCCAAATGCCCCACTGAAAACGCAAACACCGAATTCAATAACAATTACGC CCAGAAGGAGCTGCGGTGGGATGAATgcccggtggtggtggagatctCCCCGCTGGTGTCCTATGCTGGGGAGGGACTGGACAAGCTGGTCGCCAACAAGAAGTTCACCTGTCCGCTGAGCATCAACGAACCAGCACAGAAGATTGAGGTGTAG
- the LOC135094741 gene encoding UDP-N-acetylhexosamine pyrophosphorylase-like isoform X4, with amino-acid sequence MLRVRGQCGGSMMDVTGLRQRLESYSQEHLLQFWDTLAEPQRKALYADLSELNLEEVCGFYKRTVSSLNEEQTKLDERMQPIPANMHGSVTRTPLEKITNYEEAGLREVSEGRVAVLLLAGGQGTRLGVDYPKGMYDVKLPSGKTLYQLQAERLLRLQRLANDKFGKCGDIPWYIMTSEHTKEPTMDFFARNHYFGLEKENLVVFEQGMLPCFTFDGKIILEAPSKIARAPDGNGGLYRALREKNVLEDMERRGIQYIHVYCVDNILVKMADPIFIGYCLSKGADCGAKVVEKAFPTEAVGVVCKVDGIHQVVEYSEITLKTAQKRNPDGRLTFSAGNICNHYFTTEFLKKVVLDYEMSMMHHVAKKKIPTVTNEGKTVKPEKPNGIKMEKFVFDVFQFSNTLAVWEVIREDEFAPLKNGDGAEKDTPTTCRHALFSLHHRYLLNAGGTLVDSEGEPLPLIPSPAAAPKCPTENANTEFNNNYAQKELRWDECPVVVEISPLVSYAGEGLDKLVANKKFTCPLSINEPAQKIEV; translated from the exons GCAGCATGATGGACGTGACAGGGCTGCGGCAGCGGCTGGAGAGCTACAGCCAGGAACACCTCCTGCAGTTCTGGGACACCCTCGCCGAACCACAGCGCAAGGCCCTCTATGCCGACCTGTCTGA ACTCAACCTGGAGGAGGTGTGTGGGTTTTACAAGCGTACCGTGTCATCCCTGAACGAGGAGCAGACAAAGCTGGATGAACGTATGCAGCCCATCCCTGCCAACATGCATGGTTCAGTCACCCGCACCCCTCTGGAGAAGATTACCAACTATGAGGAGGCGG GTCTGCGTGAGGTGAGCGAGGGGCGTGTGgctgtgctgctgctggctgGGGGGCAGGGCACCAGGCTGGGCGTTGACTACCCCAAGGGGATGTATGATGTTAAGCTGCCATCCGGGAAGACCCTGTACCAGCTGCAGGCCGAGAGATTGCTGAGACTCCAACGCCTGGCCAATGACAAGTtcggcaag TGCGGTGACATCCCCTGGTACATCATGACTTCGGAGCACACCAAGGAGCCCACCATGGACTTCTTTGCCCGCAACCACTATTTTGGCCTGGAGAAGGAGAACTTGGTGGTGTTTGAACAGGGTATGCTGCCGTGCTTCACCTTCGACGGCAAGATCATTCTGGAGGCGCCCAGCAAGATTGCCCGCGCCCCTGATGGCAACGGAGGGCTTTACAGGGCTTTAAGG GAGAAGAACGTGCTGGAGGACATGGAGAGGCGTGGCATTCAGTACATTCACGTGTATTGCGTTGACAACATTCTAGTCAAGATGGCGGATCCTATCTTCATCGGGTACTGCCTCTCCAAGGGTGCCGACTGTGGGGCCAAGGTGGTGGAGAAGGCTTTCCCCACGGAGGCTGTTG GTGTGGTGTGCAAAGTGGATGGTATTCATCAGGTAGTGGAGTATTCGGAGATCACACTCAAGACAGCACAGAAGAGGAACCCAGATGGACGCCTCACCTTCTCTGCCGGCAACATCTGTAACCATTACTTCACTACGGAATTCCTCAAAAAAGTCGTGCT CGACTACGAGATGAGCATGATGCACCACGTGGCCAAGAAGAAGATCCCAACGGTGACTAACGAGGGCAAGACTGTCAAGCCGGAGAAACCCAACGGGATCAAGATGGAGAAGTTTGTGTTTGATGTGTTCCAGTTCTCtaa CACACTGGCAGTCTGGGAGGTGATCCGTGAGGACGAGTTTGCGCCGCTGAAGAACGGTGATGGCGCAGAGAAAGACACGCCCACCACCTGCCGCCAtgccctcttctccctccaccatCGCTACCTCCTCAACGCCGGCGGCACCCTGGTGGACTCCGAGGGCGAGCCGCTGCCCCTCATTCCCAG CCCTGCCGCTGCCCCCAAATGCCCCACTGAAAACGCAAACACCGAATTCAATAACAATTACGC CCAGAAGGAGCTGCGGTGGGATGAATgcccggtggtggtggagatctCCCCGCTGGTGTCCTATGCTGGGGAGGGACTGGACAAGCTGGTCGCCAACAAGAAGTTCACCTGTCCGCTGAGCATCAACGAACCAGCACAGAAGATTGAGGTGTAG
- the LOC135094741 gene encoding UDP-N-acetylhexosamine pyrophosphorylase-like isoform X2 → MLRVRGSMMDVTGLRQRLESYSQEHLLQFWDTLAEPQRKALYADLSELNLEEVCGFYKRTVSSLNEEQTKLDERMQPIPANMHGSVTRTPLEKITNYEEAGLREVSEGRVAVLLLAGGQGTRLGVDYPKGMYDVKLPSGKTLYQLQAERLLRLQRLANDKFGKCGDIPWYIMTSEHTKEPTMDFFARNHYFGLEKENLVVFEQGMLPCFTFDGKIILEAPSKIARAPDGNGGLYRALREKNVLEDMERRGIQYIHVYCVDNILVKMADPIFIGYCLSKGADCGAKVVEKAFPTEAVGVVCKVDGIHQVVEYSEITLKTAQKRNPDGRLTFSAGNICNHYFTTEFLKKVVLDYEMSMMHHVAKKKIPTVTNEGKTVKPEKPNGIKMEKFVFDVFQFSNTLAVWEVIREDEFAPLKNGDGAEKDTPTTCRHALFSLHHRYLLNAGGTLVDSEGEPLPLIPRPEEKAVAETESPAAAPKCPTENANTEFNNNYAQKELRWDECPVVVEISPLVSYAGEGLDKLVANKKFTCPLSINEPAQKIEV, encoded by the exons GCAGCATGATGGACGTGACAGGGCTGCGGCAGCGGCTGGAGAGCTACAGCCAGGAACACCTCCTGCAGTTCTGGGACACCCTCGCCGAACCACAGCGCAAGGCCCTCTATGCCGACCTGTCTGA ACTCAACCTGGAGGAGGTGTGTGGGTTTTACAAGCGTACCGTGTCATCCCTGAACGAGGAGCAGACAAAGCTGGATGAACGTATGCAGCCCATCCCTGCCAACATGCATGGTTCAGTCACCCGCACCCCTCTGGAGAAGATTACCAACTATGAGGAGGCGG GTCTGCGTGAGGTGAGCGAGGGGCGTGTGgctgtgctgctgctggctgGGGGGCAGGGCACCAGGCTGGGCGTTGACTACCCCAAGGGGATGTATGATGTTAAGCTGCCATCCGGGAAGACCCTGTACCAGCTGCAGGCCGAGAGATTGCTGAGACTCCAACGCCTGGCCAATGACAAGTtcggcaag TGCGGTGACATCCCCTGGTACATCATGACTTCGGAGCACACCAAGGAGCCCACCATGGACTTCTTTGCCCGCAACCACTATTTTGGCCTGGAGAAGGAGAACTTGGTGGTGTTTGAACAGGGTATGCTGCCGTGCTTCACCTTCGACGGCAAGATCATTCTGGAGGCGCCCAGCAAGATTGCCCGCGCCCCTGATGGCAACGGAGGGCTTTACAGGGCTTTAAGG GAGAAGAACGTGCTGGAGGACATGGAGAGGCGTGGCATTCAGTACATTCACGTGTATTGCGTTGACAACATTCTAGTCAAGATGGCGGATCCTATCTTCATCGGGTACTGCCTCTCCAAGGGTGCCGACTGTGGGGCCAAGGTGGTGGAGAAGGCTTTCCCCACGGAGGCTGTTG GTGTGGTGTGCAAAGTGGATGGTATTCATCAGGTAGTGGAGTATTCGGAGATCACACTCAAGACAGCACAGAAGAGGAACCCAGATGGACGCCTCACCTTCTCTGCCGGCAACATCTGTAACCATTACTTCACTACGGAATTCCTCAAAAAAGTCGTGCT CGACTACGAGATGAGCATGATGCACCACGTGGCCAAGAAGAAGATCCCAACGGTGACTAACGAGGGCAAGACTGTCAAGCCGGAGAAACCCAACGGGATCAAGATGGAGAAGTTTGTGTTTGATGTGTTCCAGTTCTCtaa CACACTGGCAGTCTGGGAGGTGATCCGTGAGGACGAGTTTGCGCCGCTGAAGAACGGTGATGGCGCAGAGAAAGACACGCCCACCACCTGCCGCCAtgccctcttctccctccaccatCGCTACCTCCTCAACGCCGGCGGCACCCTGGTGGACTCCGAGGGCGAGCCGCTGCCCCTCATTCCCAG GCCAGAGGAGAAGGCTGtagcagagacagagag CCCTGCCGCTGCCCCCAAATGCCCCACTGAAAACGCAAACACCGAATTCAATAACAATTACGC CCAGAAGGAGCTGCGGTGGGATGAATgcccggtggtggtggagatctCCCCGCTGGTGTCCTATGCTGGGGAGGGACTGGACAAGCTGGTCGCCAACAAGAAGTTCACCTGTCCGCTGAGCATCAACGAACCAGCACAGAAGATTGAGGTGTAG
- the LOC135094741 gene encoding UDP-N-acetylhexosamine pyrophosphorylase-like isoform X6, with translation MLRVRGQCGGSMMDVTGLRQRLESYSQEHLLQFWDTLAEPQRKALYADLSELNLEEVCGFYKRTVSSLNEEQTKLDERMQPIPANMHGSVTRTPLEKITNYEEAGLREVSEGRVAVLLLAGGQGTRLGVDYPKGMYDVKLPSGKTLYQLQAERLLRLQRLANDKFGKCGDIPWYIMTSEHTKEPTMDFFARNHYFGLEKENLVVFEQGMLPCFTFDGKIILEAPSKIARAPDGNGGLYRALREKNVLEDMERRGIQYIHVYCVDNILVKMADPIFIGYCLSKGADCGAKVVEKAFPTEAVGVVCKVDGIHQVVEYSEITLKTAQKRNPDGRLTFSAGNICNHYFTTEFLKKVVLDYEMSMMHHVAKKKIPTVTNEGKTVKPEKPNGIKMEKFVFDVFQFSNTLAVWEVIREDEFAPLKNGDGAEKDTPTTCRHALFSLHHRYLLNAGGTLVDSEGEPLPLIPSQKELRWDECPVVVEISPLVSYAGEGLDKLVANKKFTCPLSINEPAQKIEV, from the exons GCAGCATGATGGACGTGACAGGGCTGCGGCAGCGGCTGGAGAGCTACAGCCAGGAACACCTCCTGCAGTTCTGGGACACCCTCGCCGAACCACAGCGCAAGGCCCTCTATGCCGACCTGTCTGA ACTCAACCTGGAGGAGGTGTGTGGGTTTTACAAGCGTACCGTGTCATCCCTGAACGAGGAGCAGACAAAGCTGGATGAACGTATGCAGCCCATCCCTGCCAACATGCATGGTTCAGTCACCCGCACCCCTCTGGAGAAGATTACCAACTATGAGGAGGCGG GTCTGCGTGAGGTGAGCGAGGGGCGTGTGgctgtgctgctgctggctgGGGGGCAGGGCACCAGGCTGGGCGTTGACTACCCCAAGGGGATGTATGATGTTAAGCTGCCATCCGGGAAGACCCTGTACCAGCTGCAGGCCGAGAGATTGCTGAGACTCCAACGCCTGGCCAATGACAAGTtcggcaag TGCGGTGACATCCCCTGGTACATCATGACTTCGGAGCACACCAAGGAGCCCACCATGGACTTCTTTGCCCGCAACCACTATTTTGGCCTGGAGAAGGAGAACTTGGTGGTGTTTGAACAGGGTATGCTGCCGTGCTTCACCTTCGACGGCAAGATCATTCTGGAGGCGCCCAGCAAGATTGCCCGCGCCCCTGATGGCAACGGAGGGCTTTACAGGGCTTTAAGG GAGAAGAACGTGCTGGAGGACATGGAGAGGCGTGGCATTCAGTACATTCACGTGTATTGCGTTGACAACATTCTAGTCAAGATGGCGGATCCTATCTTCATCGGGTACTGCCTCTCCAAGGGTGCCGACTGTGGGGCCAAGGTGGTGGAGAAGGCTTTCCCCACGGAGGCTGTTG GTGTGGTGTGCAAAGTGGATGGTATTCATCAGGTAGTGGAGTATTCGGAGATCACACTCAAGACAGCACAGAAGAGGAACCCAGATGGACGCCTCACCTTCTCTGCCGGCAACATCTGTAACCATTACTTCACTACGGAATTCCTCAAAAAAGTCGTGCT CGACTACGAGATGAGCATGATGCACCACGTGGCCAAGAAGAAGATCCCAACGGTGACTAACGAGGGCAAGACTGTCAAGCCGGAGAAACCCAACGGGATCAAGATGGAGAAGTTTGTGTTTGATGTGTTCCAGTTCTCtaa CACACTGGCAGTCTGGGAGGTGATCCGTGAGGACGAGTTTGCGCCGCTGAAGAACGGTGATGGCGCAGAGAAAGACACGCCCACCACCTGCCGCCAtgccctcttctccctccaccatCGCTACCTCCTCAACGCCGGCGGCACCCTGGTGGACTCCGAGGGCGAGCCGCTGCCCCTCATTCCCAG CCAGAAGGAGCTGCGGTGGGATGAATgcccggtggtggtggagatctCCCCGCTGGTGTCCTATGCTGGGGAGGGACTGGACAAGCTGGTCGCCAACAAGAAGTTCACCTGTCCGCTGAGCATCAACGAACCAGCACAGAAGATTGAGGTGTAG
- the LOC135094741 gene encoding UDP-N-acetylhexosamine pyrophosphorylase-like isoform X3, whose translation MMDVTGLRQRLESYSQEHLLQFWDTLAEPQRKALYADLSELNLEEVCGFYKRTVSSLNEEQTKLDERMQPIPANMHGSVTRTPLEKITNYEEAGLREVSEGRVAVLLLAGGQGTRLGVDYPKGMYDVKLPSGKTLYQLQAERLLRLQRLANDKFGKCGDIPWYIMTSEHTKEPTMDFFARNHYFGLEKENLVVFEQGMLPCFTFDGKIILEAPSKIARAPDGNGGLYRALREKNVLEDMERRGIQYIHVYCVDNILVKMADPIFIGYCLSKGADCGAKVVEKAFPTEAVGVVCKVDGIHQVVEYSEITLKTAQKRNPDGRLTFSAGNICNHYFTTEFLKKVVLDYEMSMMHHVAKKKIPTVTNEGKTVKPEKPNGIKMEKFVFDVFQFSNTLAVWEVIREDEFAPLKNGDGAEKDTPTTCRHALFSLHHRYLLNAGGTLVDSEGEPLPLIPRPEEKAVAETESPAAAPKCPTENANTEFNNNYAQKELRWDECPVVVEISPLVSYAGEGLDKLVANKKFTCPLSINEPAQKIEV comes from the exons ATGATGGACGTGACAGGGCTGCGGCAGCGGCTGGAGAGCTACAGCCAGGAACACCTCCTGCAGTTCTGGGACACCCTCGCCGAACCACAGCGCAAGGCCCTCTATGCCGACCTGTCTGA ACTCAACCTGGAGGAGGTGTGTGGGTTTTACAAGCGTACCGTGTCATCCCTGAACGAGGAGCAGACAAAGCTGGATGAACGTATGCAGCCCATCCCTGCCAACATGCATGGTTCAGTCACCCGCACCCCTCTGGAGAAGATTACCAACTATGAGGAGGCGG GTCTGCGTGAGGTGAGCGAGGGGCGTGTGgctgtgctgctgctggctgGGGGGCAGGGCACCAGGCTGGGCGTTGACTACCCCAAGGGGATGTATGATGTTAAGCTGCCATCCGGGAAGACCCTGTACCAGCTGCAGGCCGAGAGATTGCTGAGACTCCAACGCCTGGCCAATGACAAGTtcggcaag TGCGGTGACATCCCCTGGTACATCATGACTTCGGAGCACACCAAGGAGCCCACCATGGACTTCTTTGCCCGCAACCACTATTTTGGCCTGGAGAAGGAGAACTTGGTGGTGTTTGAACAGGGTATGCTGCCGTGCTTCACCTTCGACGGCAAGATCATTCTGGAGGCGCCCAGCAAGATTGCCCGCGCCCCTGATGGCAACGGAGGGCTTTACAGGGCTTTAAGG GAGAAGAACGTGCTGGAGGACATGGAGAGGCGTGGCATTCAGTACATTCACGTGTATTGCGTTGACAACATTCTAGTCAAGATGGCGGATCCTATCTTCATCGGGTACTGCCTCTCCAAGGGTGCCGACTGTGGGGCCAAGGTGGTGGAGAAGGCTTTCCCCACGGAGGCTGTTG GTGTGGTGTGCAAAGTGGATGGTATTCATCAGGTAGTGGAGTATTCGGAGATCACACTCAAGACAGCACAGAAGAGGAACCCAGATGGACGCCTCACCTTCTCTGCCGGCAACATCTGTAACCATTACTTCACTACGGAATTCCTCAAAAAAGTCGTGCT CGACTACGAGATGAGCATGATGCACCACGTGGCCAAGAAGAAGATCCCAACGGTGACTAACGAGGGCAAGACTGTCAAGCCGGAGAAACCCAACGGGATCAAGATGGAGAAGTTTGTGTTTGATGTGTTCCAGTTCTCtaa CACACTGGCAGTCTGGGAGGTGATCCGTGAGGACGAGTTTGCGCCGCTGAAGAACGGTGATGGCGCAGAGAAAGACACGCCCACCACCTGCCGCCAtgccctcttctccctccaccatCGCTACCTCCTCAACGCCGGCGGCACCCTGGTGGACTCCGAGGGCGAGCCGCTGCCCCTCATTCCCAG GCCAGAGGAGAAGGCTGtagcagagacagagag CCCTGCCGCTGCCCCCAAATGCCCCACTGAAAACGCAAACACCGAATTCAATAACAATTACGC CCAGAAGGAGCTGCGGTGGGATGAATgcccggtggtggtggagatctCCCCGCTGGTGTCCTATGCTGGGGAGGGACTGGACAAGCTGGTCGCCAACAAGAAGTTCACCTGTCCGCTGAGCATCAACGAACCAGCACAGAAGATTGAGGTGTAG
- the LOC135094741 gene encoding UDP-N-acetylhexosamine pyrophosphorylase-like isoform X5, whose product MMDVTGLRQRLESYSQEHLLQFWDTLAEPQRKALYADLSELNLEEVCGFYKRTVSSLNEEQTKLDERMQPIPANMHGSVTRTPLEKITNYEEAGLREVSEGRVAVLLLAGGQGTRLGVDYPKGMYDVKLPSGKTLYQLQAERLLRLQRLANDKFGKCGDIPWYIMTSEHTKEPTMDFFARNHYFGLEKENLVVFEQGMLPCFTFDGKIILEAPSKIARAPDGNGGLYRALREKNVLEDMERRGIQYIHVYCVDNILVKMADPIFIGYCLSKGADCGAKVVEKAFPTEAVGVVCKVDGIHQVVEYSEITLKTAQKRNPDGRLTFSAGNICNHYFTTEFLKKVVLDYEMSMMHHVAKKKIPTVTNEGKTVKPEKPNGIKMEKFVFDVFQFSNTLAVWEVIREDEFAPLKNGDGAEKDTPTTCRHALFSLHHRYLLNAGGTLVDSEGEPLPLIPSPAAAPKCPTENANTEFNNNYAQKELRWDECPVVVEISPLVSYAGEGLDKLVANKKFTCPLSINEPAQKIEV is encoded by the exons ATGATGGACGTGACAGGGCTGCGGCAGCGGCTGGAGAGCTACAGCCAGGAACACCTCCTGCAGTTCTGGGACACCCTCGCCGAACCACAGCGCAAGGCCCTCTATGCCGACCTGTCTGA ACTCAACCTGGAGGAGGTGTGTGGGTTTTACAAGCGTACCGTGTCATCCCTGAACGAGGAGCAGACAAAGCTGGATGAACGTATGCAGCCCATCCCTGCCAACATGCATGGTTCAGTCACCCGCACCCCTCTGGAGAAGATTACCAACTATGAGGAGGCGG GTCTGCGTGAGGTGAGCGAGGGGCGTGTGgctgtgctgctgctggctgGGGGGCAGGGCACCAGGCTGGGCGTTGACTACCCCAAGGGGATGTATGATGTTAAGCTGCCATCCGGGAAGACCCTGTACCAGCTGCAGGCCGAGAGATTGCTGAGACTCCAACGCCTGGCCAATGACAAGTtcggcaag TGCGGTGACATCCCCTGGTACATCATGACTTCGGAGCACACCAAGGAGCCCACCATGGACTTCTTTGCCCGCAACCACTATTTTGGCCTGGAGAAGGAGAACTTGGTGGTGTTTGAACAGGGTATGCTGCCGTGCTTCACCTTCGACGGCAAGATCATTCTGGAGGCGCCCAGCAAGATTGCCCGCGCCCCTGATGGCAACGGAGGGCTTTACAGGGCTTTAAGG GAGAAGAACGTGCTGGAGGACATGGAGAGGCGTGGCATTCAGTACATTCACGTGTATTGCGTTGACAACATTCTAGTCAAGATGGCGGATCCTATCTTCATCGGGTACTGCCTCTCCAAGGGTGCCGACTGTGGGGCCAAGGTGGTGGAGAAGGCTTTCCCCACGGAGGCTGTTG GTGTGGTGTGCAAAGTGGATGGTATTCATCAGGTAGTGGAGTATTCGGAGATCACACTCAAGACAGCACAGAAGAGGAACCCAGATGGACGCCTCACCTTCTCTGCCGGCAACATCTGTAACCATTACTTCACTACGGAATTCCTCAAAAAAGTCGTGCT CGACTACGAGATGAGCATGATGCACCACGTGGCCAAGAAGAAGATCCCAACGGTGACTAACGAGGGCAAGACTGTCAAGCCGGAGAAACCCAACGGGATCAAGATGGAGAAGTTTGTGTTTGATGTGTTCCAGTTCTCtaa CACACTGGCAGTCTGGGAGGTGATCCGTGAGGACGAGTTTGCGCCGCTGAAGAACGGTGATGGCGCAGAGAAAGACACGCCCACCACCTGCCGCCAtgccctcttctccctccaccatCGCTACCTCCTCAACGCCGGCGGCACCCTGGTGGACTCCGAGGGCGAGCCGCTGCCCCTCATTCCCAG CCCTGCCGCTGCCCCCAAATGCCCCACTGAAAACGCAAACACCGAATTCAATAACAATTACGC CCAGAAGGAGCTGCGGTGGGATGAATgcccggtggtggtggagatctCCCCGCTGGTGTCCTATGCTGGGGAGGGACTGGACAAGCTGGTCGCCAACAAGAAGTTCACCTGTCCGCTGAGCATCAACGAACCAGCACAGAAGATTGAGGTGTAG